From a single Apium graveolens cultivar Ventura chromosome 2, ASM990537v1, whole genome shotgun sequence genomic region:
- the LOC141707962 gene encoding serine acetyltransferase 1, chloroplastic yields the protein MATCIQTKPISRNSQMDDHVYNYIKSCRPIFQDYDSCLPLSLNSHKQSHFGCFVENNQDFLWHKMKEEAKSDIDQEPILSTYYYTSILAHDSLPRALANHLSMKLSDASLPSGSLFDLFLGVFTDDQEIFKCVVYDLIAVRERDPACISYVHCFLNFKGFLACQAHRVAHILWSQNRNILALLIQNRVSEVFTVNIHPGAKIGRGILFDHATGVVIGETAVIGDNVSILHNVTLGGTGKTCGDRHPKIGDGVLIGAGTCVLGNVKIGDGAKIGAGSVVLKDVPARTTAVGNPARLIGGKENPFRLDKVPSLTMDHTSHISEWSNYVI from the coding sequence ATGGCAACTTGTATCCAAACAAAGCCCATTTCTCGCAATTCCCAAATGGACGACCATGTCTATAATTACATTAAATCATGCAGACCCATTTTCCAAGATTATGATTCTTGCTTGCCCCTTTCATTGAATTCCCATAAACAATCTCACTTCGGTTGTTTTGTTGAAAATAATCAAGATTTTTTATGGCACaagatgaaagaagaagcaaaaTCAGATATTGATCAAGAGCCCATTTTGTCAACTTACTATTACACCTCAATCTTGGCTCATGATTCTTTACCAAGAGCTTTAGCCAATCATTTATCTATGAAACTGAGTGATGCAAGTTTACCAAGTGGGTCCCTTTTTGATCTTTTTCTAGGTGTTTTCACAGATGATCAAGAAATCTTTAAATGTGTTGTGTATGATTTAATTGCTGTGAGAGAAAGAGATCCTGCTTGCATAAGTTATGTACACTGTTTCTTGAATTTCAAGGGCTTTTTAGCTTGTCAAGCTCATAGGGTGGCACATATATTATGGTCACAAAATAGAAATATATTGGCACTTTTGATACAAAATAGGGTGTCTGAGGTTTTTACTGTAAATATTCATCCGGGGGCTAAGATCGGACGAGGTATATTGTTTGATCATGCTACTGGAGTTGTTATTGGAGAAACTGCAGTGATTGGAGATAATGTGTCGATTTTACATAACGTGACATTGGGTGGTACTGGTAAAACTTGTGGTGATAGGCATCCGAAGATTGGTGATGGAGTGTTGATTGGTGCAGGAACTTGTGTTTTAGGGAATGTTAAGATTGGTGATGGAGCCAAAATTGGTGCTGGTTCTGTAGTATTAAAAGACGTACCTGCTAGAACCACTGCAGTTGGTAATCCTGCTAGGTTGATTGGAGGAAAGGAGAATCCATTCAGGCTGGATAAGGTTCCCAGTCTAACTATGGACCATACTTCACATATTTCTGAGTGGTCTAATTATGTTATTTAG